In Tautonia rosea, a single window of DNA contains:
- a CDS encoding DUF1549 and DUF1553 domain-containing protein: MSRPATHLPPILMASCFGAMAAAEDSDHWSFVPPARPEIPAVADASWPRNPIDRFLLAELEAFDVPPAPEADRATLLRRLTFDLTGLPPTPEEVEAFLDDPSPFAYEGQVDRLLASPRYGERMAQHWLDLARYADTDGFEFDHTRPDMWRYRDWVVSAFNDDLPYDRFLALQMAADELVPDNPAAAVATGFHRCYPDMVDMNDQGERRQIALDDITETTGLAFLGLTIGCARCHDHKFDPLSQVDFYRLQAFFTPARFDNAYPVSTPAQERAHDDAVRSWQGELAALRAAILRLEADARETLAPGPPRDPRPNTQDAFATPEEDRTPDQIRIVYDALAKDPRIDPEQLDVALGPDRVAERNALRDRLDALNDAGPPPLPVARVLVEDSPDAAPTHLLLRGQYGKPGPEVEPGFPSQLDPNAPRINPTDHSTGRRSALAAWLTQPDHPLTARVFVNRLWQLHFGRGIVATPSDFGVMGTYPSHPELLDWLATELPNQGWSIKRMQRLIVTSAAYRMSSQFDPDSHALDPDNELFWRQNRRRLDGEAIRDALLAASGLLNLAQGGPSIFPELPAELTKLSSQGAVWPVSPTPSERNRRSLYVFIRRNLRYPFFEAFDRPDTNASCPRRDVTTIAPQALALLNDRLSHDAASALAERLNRIAGPDPEARIRLAFLLAVGREPDPSELELALRYVSDHNEAAWHSFCLALLNLNEFVFLD; this comes from the coding sequence ATGAGTAGGCCAGCAACGCACCTCCCCCCGATCCTCATGGCGTCCTGCTTCGGGGCGATGGCCGCCGCCGAGGACTCCGATCACTGGTCTTTCGTCCCTCCGGCTCGCCCCGAAATCCCCGCAGTCGCCGACGCCTCCTGGCCCCGCAACCCGATCGACCGCTTCCTCCTCGCCGAGCTGGAGGCGTTCGACGTCCCGCCCGCCCCCGAGGCCGATCGCGCCACCCTGCTCCGCCGCCTGACATTCGACCTGACCGGCCTGCCGCCGACGCCCGAGGAGGTCGAGGCGTTCCTCGACGACCCGTCCCCCTTCGCCTACGAAGGCCAGGTCGACCGCCTCCTCGCCTCACCCCGGTACGGCGAGCGGATGGCCCAGCACTGGCTCGACCTGGCCCGCTACGCCGACACCGACGGCTTCGAGTTCGACCACACCCGGCCCGACATGTGGCGCTACCGCGACTGGGTCGTCTCGGCCTTCAACGACGACCTGCCCTACGACCGCTTCCTCGCCCTCCAGATGGCCGCCGACGAGCTGGTGCCCGACAACCCCGCCGCCGCCGTCGCCACCGGCTTCCACCGCTGCTACCCCGACATGGTCGACATGAACGACCAGGGCGAGCGGCGCCAGATCGCGCTCGACGACATCACCGAGACGACCGGCCTCGCCTTCCTCGGCCTCACGATCGGCTGCGCCCGCTGCCACGACCACAAGTTCGACCCCCTCTCCCAGGTCGATTTCTACCGCCTCCAGGCCTTCTTCACCCCCGCTCGCTTCGATAACGCCTACCCCGTCTCCACCCCCGCCCAGGAACGGGCCCACGACGACGCCGTCCGCTCCTGGCAAGGCGAACTCGCCGCACTCCGCGCGGCCATCCTCCGGCTCGAGGCCGACGCCCGCGAGACACTCGCCCCCGGCCCCCCCCGCGACCCGAGGCCCAACACCCAGGACGCCTTCGCCACCCCCGAAGAAGACCGCACCCCCGACCAGATCCGCATCGTCTACGACGCCCTCGCCAAGGACCCTCGCATCGACCCCGAACAGCTCGACGTCGCCCTCGGCCCCGATCGCGTCGCCGAGCGCAACGCCCTCCGCGACCGGCTCGACGCCCTCAACGACGCCGGGCCACCCCCCCTGCCCGTCGCCCGCGTCCTGGTTGAGGACAGCCCCGACGCCGCCCCCACCCACCTCCTCCTCCGCGGCCAGTACGGTAAGCCCGGCCCCGAAGTCGAACCCGGTTTCCCGAGCCAACTCGACCCGAACGCTCCCCGCATCAATCCCACCGACCACTCCACCGGCCGCCGCTCGGCCCTCGCCGCCTGGCTGACGCAACCCGACCACCCCCTCACCGCCCGCGTGTTCGTCAACCGCCTCTGGCAGCTCCACTTCGGCCGCGGCATCGTCGCCACCCCCAGCGACTTCGGCGTCATGGGGACGTACCCCTCCCACCCGGAACTGCTCGACTGGCTCGCCACCGAGCTTCCGAACCAGGGGTGGAGCATCAAACGCATGCAGCGCCTGATCGTCACCAGCGCCGCCTACCGGATGTCCTCGCAATTCGACCCCGACTCCCACGCCCTCGACCCCGACAACGAACTCTTCTGGCGTCAGAACCGCCGCCGCCTCGACGGCGAGGCCATCCGAGACGCCCTCCTTGCTGCTTCCGGCCTGCTCAACCTCGCCCAGGGCGGCCCGTCCATTTTCCCCGAGCTTCCCGCAGAACTGACCAAACTCAGCAGCCAGGGAGCCGTCTGGCCCGTCTCCCCTACGCCCAGCGAGCGTAACCGCCGAAGCCTTTACGTTTTCATCCGTCGCAATCTCCGCTATCCGTTCTTCGAGGCCTTCGATCGTCCCGACACCAACGCCTCTTGCCCCCGCCGCGACGTCACCACCATCGCCCCCCAGGCCCTCGCCCTGCTCAACGATCGCCTCTCACACGACGCTGCCTCTGCCCTGGCCGAGCGCCTCAATCGCATCGCCGGCCCCGATCCCGAAGCGCGCATCCGCCTCGCCTTCCTCCTCGCCGTCGGCCGCGAGCCCGACCCCTCGGAACTCGAACTGGCATTACGTTATGTGAGCGATCACAATGAGGCAGCCTGGCACTCCTTCTGCCTCGCCTTGCTTAACCTCAACGAGTTCGTGTTCCTTGATTGA
- a CDS encoding DUF1501 domain-containing protein, whose translation MFRPTGANPVAPSASRRAFFRDSCGGFGLLALAWMLQQDLAQANSDPARDPLAPKPPHFAPKADSVIYLFMHGGPSHLETFDPKPDLQRLHGNPLPESFGPVATRRKVGQNPLLGTKRTFRPHGNSGIPVSDFLPHTARCVDDLAVVRSCWADSVNHPQAVYQMNTGSILMGRPSLGSWVGYGLGSENRDLPAFVVMPDPAGGLKGGPPAYGNGFLPASYQGTVVRSGDDPLLNLRPPEGTLTRSEQRRMLDLIGALNARHLEPRADDSDLAARIQTYELAYRMQSAAPEAVDLSRETTATRRLYGLDDPVTADFGTRCLLARRLVERGVRFVQLYSGDFTGWDAHNDVETNHASMCAKTDQPVAALLTDLKRRGLLDRTLVIWGGEFGRMPMSESGTGRDHNPHGFTTWLAGGGIKGGTLLGTTDPVGLRAESDRVHVHDLHATILHLLGLEHTRLTYFHNGREHRLTDVAGTVVTPILA comes from the coding sequence ATGTTCCGGCCCACCGGCGCGAACCCAGTCGCCCCCTCGGCGTCCCGTCGCGCCTTCTTCCGCGACTCCTGCGGCGGATTCGGCCTCCTCGCCCTGGCCTGGATGCTGCAACAGGACCTCGCGCAGGCGAATTCCGACCCTGCCCGAGACCCCCTCGCCCCGAAGCCCCCCCACTTCGCCCCGAAGGCCGACTCGGTCATCTACCTCTTCATGCACGGCGGGCCCAGCCACCTCGAAACCTTCGACCCCAAGCCCGACCTCCAGCGCCTGCACGGTAATCCCCTCCCCGAGAGCTTCGGCCCCGTCGCCACCCGCCGCAAGGTCGGCCAGAACCCCCTGCTCGGCACGAAACGCACCTTCCGCCCGCACGGCAACAGCGGCATTCCCGTCTCCGACTTCCTGCCCCACACGGCCCGATGCGTCGACGACCTCGCCGTCGTCCGCTCCTGCTGGGCCGACAGCGTCAACCACCCCCAGGCCGTCTACCAGATGAACACCGGCTCGATCCTCATGGGTCGGCCCAGCCTCGGCTCGTGGGTCGGCTACGGATTGGGATCCGAGAATCGCGATCTCCCCGCCTTCGTCGTCATGCCCGACCCCGCCGGCGGCCTCAAAGGGGGCCCCCCCGCCTACGGCAACGGCTTCCTCCCGGCGAGCTACCAGGGGACCGTCGTCCGATCCGGCGATGATCCCCTGCTCAACCTCCGGCCCCCCGAGGGCACCCTGACTCGCTCCGAACAGCGCCGGATGCTCGACCTCATCGGCGCCCTCAACGCCCGCCACCTCGAACCCCGCGCCGACGACTCCGACCTCGCCGCCCGCATCCAGACGTACGAACTCGCCTACCGGATGCAATCCGCCGCCCCCGAGGCCGTCGACCTCTCCCGCGAGACCACCGCCACCCGCCGCCTCTACGGCCTCGACGACCCCGTCACCGCCGACTTCGGCACCCGATGCCTCCTCGCCCGCCGCCTCGTCGAGCGCGGGGTCCGCTTCGTTCAGCTCTACTCCGGCGACTTCACCGGCTGGGACGCGCACAACGACGTCGAAACCAACCACGCCTCCATGTGCGCCAAGACCGACCAGCCCGTCGCCGCCCTGCTCACCGACCTGAAACGCCGCGGCCTGCTCGACCGCACCCTCGTCATCTGGGGCGGCGAGTTCGGCCGCATGCCCATGTCCGAGAGCGGCACCGGCCGCGACCACAACCCCCACGGCTTCACCACCTGGCTCGCCGGCGGCGGCATCAAGGGGGGCACCCTCCTCGGCACCACCGACCCCGTCGGCCTCCGCGCCGAATCCGACCGCGTGCACGTCCACGACCTGCACGCCACGATCCTCCACCTCCTCGGCCTCGAACACACCCGCCTCACCTACTTCCACAACGGCCGCGAGCACCGCCTGACCGACGTCGCCGGCACGGTCGTCACGCCGATCCTGGCGTGA
- a CDS encoding DUF1549 and DUF1553 domain-containing protein: protein MRVRRSIIAVIAVITMGWSGIALAGTRPISDLRIVPESLTLIDPSARQRFVVMGTVEGRLVDLTREAEFRVEDPDLVTVTASRVVRPRKDGETTLEAVVDGETARATVRVSGMGGARPITFERDVMPMLTRFGCNSGPCHGKQRGQNGFQLSLLGFDPNFDHAAITKEARGRRVFPAAPEQSLLLMKATATLPHGGGKPIEAGSEEYEVLRQWIAEGMPRDPEGAPSVVGLDIWPTERSIAAGDQQQTIVTAYYSDGSSADVTHLADFQSNESAVVAVDESGLIKAGDRPGEAAISARFEGQFATCGVTIPLEGTVDPELYENLPRSNFIDGLVWNKLEKLGLTPSVATNDATFLRRAHLDIIGRLPTPDETRAFLNDPSPEKRTVLIDRLLERPEYADHWATKWMDLLRPNPYRVGIKAVWNLDAWIRRAFRENMPYDEFVRTIVAAQGSTFQEGPATIFRDRRDPEELTTMVSQLFLGIRLDCARCHHHPFEVWGQEDFYGFAAYFAEVGRKGTGLSPPISGGEEIIFASGKGSVAHPLTGETMKPAPLFGEAPEAEDDPRESLAYWMTDADNPYFAQVIANRVWADLMGIGLVEPVDDLRATNPPTNPELLDALAKEFVEGGYDLKHLIRTIMTSQVYGLDSSPDERNVVDVRNYARHYRKRLGAEALIDAVCDITGVPESYDAAAPGTRASQIWTHRVPSTFLDTFGRPDPNQDPPCERVPDTSVTQVLHLMNAPDLHAKITDEKGVAAELAASDRSAEEIVEELYLRVFCRLPSEEEKAIARSVFEEPEVDRRKATEDVLWALLNSAEFIFIN from the coding sequence GTGAGGGTACGACGATCGATTATCGCGGTCATTGCCGTGATCACGATGGGGTGGAGTGGGATTGCCCTCGCTGGAACCCGGCCCATCAGCGATCTTCGGATCGTTCCGGAGTCCTTGACCCTGATCGACCCCAGTGCCCGGCAGCGGTTCGTGGTGATGGGGACTGTGGAGGGGCGTCTGGTCGATCTGACGCGGGAGGCGGAGTTTCGGGTCGAGGACCCGGACCTAGTGACCGTGACTGCGTCCCGAGTGGTCAGACCAAGAAAGGACGGCGAGACGACACTTGAAGCGGTCGTAGATGGGGAGACGGCCCGCGCGACTGTTCGCGTTTCCGGAATGGGAGGAGCGCGGCCGATCACGTTCGAGCGCGACGTGATGCCAATGCTGACCCGATTCGGCTGCAATTCCGGGCCCTGCCACGGAAAGCAGCGGGGGCAGAACGGTTTTCAACTATCCCTGCTTGGGTTCGATCCGAATTTCGATCACGCCGCGATCACGAAGGAGGCGCGGGGGCGTCGCGTCTTCCCGGCCGCGCCGGAACAAAGCCTTTTGCTCATGAAGGCCACGGCCACGCTCCCGCACGGCGGCGGGAAGCCGATCGAGGCGGGCAGCGAGGAGTATGAGGTGCTTCGCCAATGGATCGCTGAGGGGATGCCCCGGGATCCGGAGGGCGCTCCTTCGGTCGTCGGCCTGGACATCTGGCCGACCGAGCGAAGCATCGCCGCGGGAGATCAGCAGCAGACGATCGTCACAGCGTATTATTCTGACGGATCGAGCGCCGATGTGACTCATCTGGCCGATTTTCAGTCGAATGAATCGGCAGTGGTTGCGGTGGATGAGTCGGGCTTGATCAAGGCAGGCGACCGGCCGGGAGAGGCGGCGATCAGCGCCCGGTTCGAGGGACAATTTGCGACCTGCGGTGTGACGATTCCGCTGGAAGGGACTGTGGACCCCGAGCTTTACGAGAACCTTCCTCGATCGAACTTCATCGACGGCCTGGTCTGGAACAAGCTTGAGAAGCTGGGCCTGACCCCTTCGGTCGCGACGAATGACGCGACCTTTCTGCGGCGAGCCCATCTCGACATCATCGGCCGGTTGCCGACCCCCGACGAGACGAGGGCTTTCCTTAATGATCCGTCTCCCGAGAAGCGGACCGTCTTGATTGATCGGCTTCTGGAGCGCCCCGAATACGCCGATCACTGGGCAACGAAGTGGATGGACCTGCTCCGGCCGAATCCCTACCGGGTGGGCATCAAGGCGGTCTGGAATCTGGACGCCTGGATTCGACGCGCCTTCCGCGAGAACATGCCGTACGACGAGTTTGTTCGGACGATCGTCGCGGCGCAGGGGAGCACCTTTCAGGAAGGACCGGCCACGATCTTCCGCGATCGTCGCGATCCGGAAGAGTTGACGACAATGGTCAGCCAACTCTTCCTCGGAATCCGGCTCGATTGCGCTCGGTGCCACCACCACCCGTTCGAGGTTTGGGGGCAAGAGGATTTCTATGGGTTTGCCGCCTACTTCGCCGAGGTCGGTCGGAAAGGGACCGGTCTTTCCCCGCCGATCAGCGGAGGAGAAGAGATCATCTTCGCCTCAGGGAAGGGGTCGGTTGCCCATCCGTTGACCGGGGAGACGATGAAACCGGCTCCGTTGTTCGGTGAGGCACCGGAGGCCGAGGACGATCCGCGAGAGTCCCTGGCGTACTGGATGACCGACGCAGACAATCCGTACTTCGCGCAGGTGATTGCCAATCGGGTGTGGGCAGATCTGATGGGAATTGGCCTGGTGGAACCGGTGGATGACCTGCGAGCGACGAATCCGCCGACCAACCCGGAACTTCTGGATGCACTGGCGAAGGAATTCGTTGAGGGGGGCTACGACCTGAAGCACCTGATCCGAACGATCATGACCTCTCAGGTTTACGGGCTGGATTCGAGTCCCGATGAGCGTAACGTGGTGGATGTGCGGAACTACGCCCGCCACTATCGCAAGCGACTCGGTGCCGAGGCGTTGATCGACGCGGTCTGCGATATCACGGGGGTACCCGAGTCGTACGACGCCGCTGCCCCTGGCACCCGAGCGTCGCAAATCTGGACGCACCGAGTCCCCTCGACCTTCCTCGATACCTTCGGCCGGCCCGACCCGAACCAGGACCCGCCGTGCGAGCGCGTGCCGGATACGTCGGTGACGCAGGTGTTGCACCTGATGAACGCTCCGGACTTGCACGCCAAAATTACCGACGAGAAGGGGGTCGCCGCCGAGTTGGCCGCAAGCGACCGATCGGCTGAGGAGATTGTGGAGGAGCTTTATCTTCGCGTCTTCTGCCGACTGCCGTCTGAGGAAGAGAAGGCCATCGCCAGGTCGGTCTTCGAGGAACCGGAGGTGGATCGGCGCAAGGCGACGGAGGATGTGCTCTGGGCCTTGCTCAATTCGGCCGAATTCATTTTCATTAATTGA
- a CDS encoding DUF1501 domain-containing protein, protein MSRSRNCEGTTRRDCLKLGLTSLIGGGLVDALRLRGQSAMTAPGRPTSCILVWMDGGPSHYETFDPKPDAPSEIRGDYDPIGTSVPGMHFSKHMTEMAKIADRLAVVRSIQHNQGNHGAGNHYMMTGAPTRIPVGCGAFVSFHPSLGSVTAYERGTQGGLPPYFSIPRMSRSGGPNFLGARYAPFVVPDDPNRENFRVRDVSPPRDLELGRFDNRKDLRAQLDRLERIAHEAAGDPVRSLDEYYEQGYDLMSSRDAQRAFEVQAEPDAIRDLYGRNRFGQSCLLARRLVEAGVPFITLYEGGWDHHVEIFDALDKKLPPFDRALAALILDLEQRGLLESTLVIALGEFGRTPKINGRGGRDHWSNAMSVVFAGCGTPGGQVVGATDARGYAAVDRILSPENFASTVYRKLGIDPNTIYYTPQGRPAHLVSDPNPIAELMG, encoded by the coding sequence ATGAGCCGATCCCGAAACTGCGAAGGGACGACCCGACGCGATTGTCTGAAGCTTGGACTGACGAGCTTGATCGGCGGCGGTCTGGTCGATGCCCTGAGGCTTCGAGGCCAGTCGGCGATGACCGCTCCCGGAAGACCGACCAGCTGCATTCTGGTCTGGATGGACGGCGGGCCGAGCCACTATGAGACGTTCGATCCCAAGCCCGACGCCCCTTCGGAAATTCGAGGCGATTACGACCCGATCGGCACGAGCGTGCCGGGGATGCATTTCTCCAAGCACATGACGGAGATGGCGAAGATCGCCGATCGGCTCGCAGTCGTCCGATCGATCCAGCATAATCAGGGGAACCACGGGGCCGGCAATCATTACATGATGACCGGCGCACCGACTCGGATTCCGGTCGGCTGCGGTGCCTTCGTCAGCTTCCACCCGAGCCTCGGCTCGGTCACGGCCTACGAGCGAGGGACCCAAGGGGGCCTACCGCCGTACTTCTCAATCCCCCGGATGTCGCGATCGGGAGGCCCGAACTTCCTGGGTGCCCGGTATGCACCCTTCGTGGTGCCCGACGATCCGAATCGCGAGAACTTCCGGGTGCGGGACGTTTCGCCGCCACGCGATCTGGAACTGGGCCGGTTCGACAATCGCAAGGATCTGAGAGCCCAGCTTGACCGGCTCGAACGGATCGCTCATGAAGCTGCAGGCGATCCTGTCCGATCGCTGGATGAATATTATGAGCAAGGGTACGACCTGATGTCCTCTCGGGATGCACAGCGTGCCTTTGAGGTTCAGGCCGAGCCGGACGCGATTCGAGACCTGTACGGGCGGAATCGATTCGGGCAGAGCTGCCTGCTGGCCCGTCGGCTGGTCGAGGCGGGGGTGCCCTTCATCACGCTGTATGAGGGCGGCTGGGATCACCACGTCGAGATCTTTGATGCTCTGGATAAGAAGCTGCCGCCCTTCGATCGAGCGTTGGCGGCCTTGATCCTTGACCTGGAACAGCGCGGGTTGCTGGAGTCGACCCTGGTCATCGCCCTCGGCGAGTTCGGGCGGACGCCCAAGATCAACGGCCGAGGCGGTCGCGACCACTGGTCGAACGCCATGTCCGTGGTCTTCGCGGGCTGCGGGACTCCGGGCGGGCAGGTAGTGGGGGCGACTGATGCCAGGGGCTATGCGGCGGTCGATCGCATTCTCTCACCGGAGAACTTCGCGTCGACCGTGTATCGGAAGCTCGGCATTGATCCGAACACGATTTATTACACCCCGCAAGGTCGCCCGGCCCACCTGGTGAGCGACCCGAACCCGATCGCGGAATTGATGGGCTGA
- a CDS encoding PPC domain-containing protein, with amino-acid sequence MRHLRRVNLIVALLLLPSWAQADPPKVSSFFPGGGRIGESVRVEAKGTLKPWPVQIEVDRPGICFTAEEEAGVFTVSIPDDAVPGITWVRLFNDEGAATLRPFQIGTLPEVLEVEPNTADREAQPIDQPTGVVVNGRLEKSGDVDSFAVELESGETLVVALEANNRLGSPMDGKLQIVSPEGFVVDHADDAPLLDPSLAFTAPTSGTYIVRAFAFPAQPDSSIRFSGSDDYVYRLTLTTGGYLDLAHPSVVGQELETDVAAVGWNVSDETEGLQVAPGPERTAVAWHPDLAGSVEMTVAAFPVVLAATITEQPAPLPALICGQLGEDGEANRMLLKGEPGTSIRLRVEARAFGSPLDAVLTVEDSSGTQLAEMDDLRRELDPELTVKVPDDGMLHVQVRDLHRRGGSRYLYRIEAREPAPEFAMTVAADAFVLDPEKPLSIEVTIDRQGGFKEAVTISLEGLPEGVTAEPVVSEAEGDSSKKVTLQLSSTTASAWSGPIRILGTVEGADDCVSATAERVGGSRTEALWLTVRPAS; translated from the coding sequence ATGCGACATCTCCGCCGAGTCAATTTGATCGTGGCCCTGCTCCTGCTTCCGTCCTGGGCGCAGGCCGATCCTCCAAAGGTCTCCTCCTTCTTTCCCGGAGGAGGCCGGATCGGTGAGTCAGTCCGAGTCGAGGCCAAGGGAACGTTGAAACCCTGGCCGGTTCAGATCGAAGTCGATCGGCCGGGGATCTGCTTTACTGCCGAGGAGGAGGCGGGGGTCTTTACCGTCTCGATTCCAGACGATGCGGTTCCAGGGATCACCTGGGTGCGTCTGTTCAATGACGAAGGCGCGGCGACGCTCCGTCCGTTCCAGATCGGAACGCTGCCGGAGGTGCTGGAGGTGGAGCCCAACACGGCTGATCGTGAGGCACAGCCGATCGATCAACCGACGGGTGTGGTGGTGAATGGTCGGCTGGAAAAGTCCGGAGATGTTGATTCGTTTGCGGTTGAGCTGGAGTCGGGCGAGACGCTGGTGGTTGCCTTGGAGGCAAACAATCGGCTCGGGTCGCCGATGGACGGAAAGCTTCAGATTGTTTCGCCGGAAGGCTTTGTGGTGGATCATGCGGATGATGCTCCCCTGCTGGATCCGAGCCTCGCGTTCACTGCGCCGACGTCCGGTACGTACATTGTCCGTGCCTTTGCCTTCCCGGCTCAGCCGGACAGCTCGATCCGGTTTTCGGGAAGTGATGATTATGTGTATCGCTTGACCTTGACGACCGGTGGCTATCTCGACCTGGCTCATCCGTCGGTCGTCGGGCAGGAACTCGAGACAGACGTTGCCGCAGTGGGCTGGAACGTGTCGGACGAAACCGAGGGGCTACAGGTCGCTCCCGGGCCTGAGAGGACAGCGGTGGCCTGGCATCCGGACCTGGCCGGCTCGGTTGAGATGACTGTTGCGGCGTTTCCTGTCGTGCTCGCCGCGACGATCACGGAGCAACCGGCTCCTCTTCCTGCGTTGATCTGCGGTCAACTTGGAGAAGATGGCGAGGCGAACCGGATGCTGCTTAAGGGAGAGCCTGGTACGTCGATCCGGCTTCGAGTGGAAGCCCGAGCATTCGGATCGCCGCTGGATGCCGTGCTGACGGTTGAGGACTCCTCCGGGACTCAACTGGCCGAGATGGATGATTTGCGTCGGGAACTCGATCCTGAACTGACGGTAAAGGTTCCGGATGACGGGATGCTTCACGTTCAGGTGCGCGATCTTCACCGTCGTGGGGGTTCCCGGTATCTCTATCGGATCGAGGCTCGGGAGCCGGCACCCGAGTTCGCGATGACGGTTGCAGCCGACGCGTTCGTTCTCGATCCGGAAAAACCCTTATCGATCGAAGTAACGATCGATCGACAAGGGGGATTCAAGGAAGCGGTGACCATCAGTCTGGAAGGGCTCCCGGAGGGAGTGACCGCAGAGCCGGTCGTCTCTGAGGCTGAAGGGGATTCGTCCAAAAAGGTGACGCTCCAGCTCTCGTCCACAACGGCCTCGGCGTGGTCAGGCCCGATCCGGATTCTGGGCACGGTGGAAGGCGCTGACGATTGCGTATCGGCAACGGCTGAACGAGTAGGCGGCTCTCGGACCGAGGCCCTTTGGCTCACGGTTCGTCCGGCCTCCTGA